Genomic segment of Actinomycetes bacterium:
GGCCGCTCAGGGGTGGCCGGCCGCTCGACACGCGGCGCCTGCTCCGCCGTGGGCGTGGTGGCGGGAGTGGCAGCGACCGGTGGGACCGGGGTTGGCGCCTCGGTCGCCTTCCCGGGCGAACCCGGCCTGGCCTCCCCCACCTCCGCGGCGGGCGGCGCGACCGCGGCCGGCGTCTCGGCCGCAGCTCCGGTGGAAGTGGGCTCGGCCTTCCCCACCTCGGCGCTG
This window contains:
- a CDS encoding cell division protein FtsZ produces the protein MGKAEPTSTGAAAETPAAVAPPAAEVGEARPGSPGKATEAPTPVPPVAATPATTPTAEQAPRVERPATPERP